The region GTCGTCCACCTCCGTCTCCGCGACCTCACCCGCACGGACGACCTCGGCGAGCGGCGCGCCGTAGACCGTACGGGGCCCCGGCATCGCCACGTCCAGGCCGCCGCGCAGGGCGCGCACGGTGTCGCGGGCGGCCGTCCAGTCGGAGACATTCACGCCGTCGAAGCCCCATTCGCCGCGCAGCACGTCCTGTACGAGAGCGCGGTGCTCGGTCATCGTCGAGCCGTTGACCCGGTTGTAGGCGGTCATCACGCCCCAGGGACGGGCGTGTTCGACGATGTGCTCGAAGGGCGCGAGGTAGAGCTCGCGCAGCGGGCGCGGGGCGATGCGGTTGTCGACGGTGAACCGGTCGGTCTCGGCGTCGTTGCCGACGAAGTGCTTGACCGTCGTACCGACGCCGCCTTCCTGCACACCGCGCACATACCCGGCGCCGATCACGCCCGTGAGCAGCGGGTCCTCGGCGTAACACTCGAAGTGCCGGCCGGTCAGCGGTGAGCGGTGGAGGTTGACGGTCGGCGCGAGGAGGACGTGCACGCCCTTGCGGCGGGCCTCCTGCGCGAGCAGATGGCCGGCCCGGCGGGCGAGGGCGGGGTCCCAGGTGGCGGCCAGCGCCGTGGGGCTGGGCAACGCGACCGAGGGGTCCCCGGCGTTCCACTCCTGGCCCCGTACACCGACCGGGCCGTCCGACATGACCAGCGAGCGCAGCCCGATCGCGGGCACGGCCGGCAGGCTCCAGGTGTCCTGACCGGACAGCAGCCGGACCTTGGTGTCGAGGTCGAGCGCGGCGAGCGCCCGCTCCACCACTGCGGTGTAGTCGTGCGCGTGGCCGCGGGCTCGGTGGTGGTCATCGGCATCGGTGGGACAGTGGGGCTGGGCGTCGGTCATGTGGTTCTCCGGTGCTCCTGAGTGGACGTCCTCCCCCCCTGTCGGGATTCTCGCCGCCCCACCTCCTGGACGGTAGGTGCCGTTACTTTTCCGTTACACCAGTCGTACGGGATCTCCACGCGAGGGATACGCTCGGCCGGTGACTGCACCAGACCAGGACGGACCCCGACCCGACGGCGGAGCGGGCGGCCGGCGGAGCGGTGGCGGCCGGGAGGTCCGGAGCGCGGAGCGGCGCGAGGCGATCCTGCAGGCCGCCATGGAGCTCATCGCCGAACGCGGCTACCGGCGCACCTCGCTCGCCGCCGTCGCCGAGCGCGCCGGGCTGACCCAGCAGGGGCTGCTGCACCACTTCCCGACGAAGGAGCTGCTGCTGGTCGGCGTGCTGGAGGCGCGCGACCGCTGGGACCTGGCCTGGGCCGCCACGGCGTCCGACACCTGGCGCACCGACGCCCTCGCCCAGATCGTCGACTACAACGCCACCCGCCCCGGCATCGTGCAGACCTACACGGTGCTGTCCGCCGACAGCGTCACCGAGGACCACCCGGCCCGCGCGTTCTTCGAATCCCGCTTCCGCGCCGTACGGGCCTCCATGACCGAGGTGCTGCGGGCCGAGTGCGGCGACACACTGCCCGGCGGCCTGACCCCGGAGCGGGCGGCGCCGCTGCTGGCCGCGGTGATGGACGGACTGCAACTCCAGTGGCTGCTGGACCCGGAGGACGTGGACATGCCGGCGGCCTTCCGGGACTTCCTGGCGCTGCTGGGGCGGGGCGAAGGCCAGGGCGGCGCCGGTATCGGCGAGGAGTCGGACGGGGACTGATCCTCCGTGCCGTCGTCGGCACCAGGAACAGCACCGCCTCCGGCCGGCGCAGCAGCGACTTGCCGGGGTCGAGCGAGGGCCCGAACCGCATCAGGTAGCGGAGGCCCTGATGTCCGTGCACGGTGGCCTGCGCGGCGGGCTGAGCACCGCACAACTGGCAGCCCGGGGCACTGCGTACGGGTGCGGGTGCGGGTACTGCTGGGCGTACGGGTACGGGACCCGCGCCGGATGTCCCGGATGCGGTGCACAAGAGCCGGCGGGCTGCTGCGCGTAAGGTCCCGCGGACGGCGGGGCGTACGGGTGCGGGCCGTGCGGTGGCGGCGGGGTGGCCACAGAGATCCCCCTGAGTCTCGTGGGCATGGCCGGACGCGGTGGTGGACCGGACCGGACCGAATCAGGAACCCTGTCCGTGGACGTCCGGCGGGCGGGAGTCAGGGCAACGGGGTATCGACACCTGCCTCTTCCGCCCCGCCGCGCGCGCCGCTTTACTCGCCCCCATGAGACGCATACGTACCAGGATGGGCGCGCTCGGAGTCGCGCTGCTGGCCGTCGCCCCGCTGTCCCTGACGGCGCCGGCCACCGCGGCCGCCCCGGCGGATGTCACAGCGGATGTCACGGTGGAGGAGGGGCGGCTGACCCAGGCCGCGCCGCAGGAGATCCTGCGGCGCAGTGGATTCGATGCGGTGGAGCGGGAGTTCGGCCGCGGGCTGGCGCGGGTGACCACCTACGGGGGGGCCCGGCGTTATGTCGCGGACGAGGGACGGGCGCTGTGGCGGCGGGCCGTGGACCGGGCGCAGGGACGCGGGCCCGACGGCGGCGACCTGAGCCGGGACGACGACCGGCCGCTGTACTGGGCGCGGCTGGGGGTGACCCGGCAACTGCGCCAGTGGCAGCCGGACTTCGGCCTGACCGCGTCCGAGCGCGGCGCGCTCCTCGGGTCGCTGGAGCGGGGGTCGCGCGGCCAGGACTCGATCGCACTGCCCGCGGGCAAGCACGTCCTGCGGATCGTGCTGACCGGCTTCGATCCCTTCCAGTTGGACGGCGATCCGCGGCGCAGCAATCCGTCGGGGGCGGCGGCGCTGGCGCTGGACGGGACGACGGTGCGTACGGCCTCGGGGCAGCCGGCCCGGATCGAGACCGCGGTCTTCCCCGTACGGTGGGCCGACTTCGCGGACGGCACGGTGGAGCACACCCTGCTGCCGCACTTCCGGCCCGGCCCGCGGCAGGCCGACCTGTTCACGACCATCAGCCAGGGCCGCCCCGGCCGGTTCGATGTCGAGCGGACCAACGGGGCCTGGCGGGGCGGCTATCCGGACAATGCTCGGGAGTCCCGTACGGAGACCGTGCCGATTCCGGCCGGGGTGCCGACCGTGCGGCCGCAGCCCCAGTGGACGACCACCACCCTGCCGTACGCCCGGATCGTGGCGGCCGGAACCGGGTCCTTCCCCGTGGTCGACCACACCGAGGTCACGGAGATCCCGGCGGGCGGCACCGAGCCGGTCGACCGGGCGGACGGCCCGACTCCGGGTTCCACGGCCCGCGCCGGCGGCGGCGGTGACTACCTCTCCAACGAGATCGCCTATCGGGCCACCCTGCTGAGGGACGCGGTGCGCCCGGCGCTCCCGGGCGGCCATCTCCACACGCCGGTCCTGGAGTTCGGCCCCGGCAACACGGACCCGGCACACGGCCAGGTCACCGACCCGGACTTCGTACGGCACCGGGTCGCG is a window of Streptomyces caniferus DNA encoding:
- a CDS encoding TetR/AcrR family transcriptional regulator, which codes for MTAPDQDGPRPDGGAGGRRSGGGREVRSAERREAILQAAMELIAERGYRRTSLAAVAERAGLTQQGLLHHFPTKELLLVGVLEARDRWDLAWAATASDTWRTDALAQIVDYNATRPGIVQTYTVLSADSVTEDHPARAFFESRFRAVRASMTEVLRAECGDTLPGGLTPERAAPLLAAVMDGLQLQWLLDPEDVDMPAAFRDFLALLGRGEGQGGAGIGEESDGD
- a CDS encoding pyroglutamyl peptidase, coding for MRRIRTRMGALGVALLAVAPLSLTAPATAAAPADVTADVTVEEGRLTQAAPQEILRRSGFDAVEREFGRGLARVTTYGGARRYVADEGRALWRRAVDRAQGRGPDGGDLSRDDDRPLYWARLGVTRQLRQWQPDFGLTASERGALLGSLERGSRGQDSIALPAGKHVLRIVLTGFDPFQLDGDPRRSNPSGAAALALDGTTVRTASGQPARIETAVFPVRWADFADGTVEHTLLPHFRPGPRQADLFTTISQGRPGRFDVERTNGAWRGGYPDNARESRTETVPIPAGVPTVRPQPQWTTTTLPYARIVAAGTGSFPVVDHTEVTEIPAGGTEPVDRADGPTPGSTARAGGGGDYLSNEIAYRATLLRDAVRPALPGGHLHTPVLEFGPGNTDPAHGQVTDPDFVRHRVAITDQVRAIVTVAASETAAARDTRG